A single region of the Malus sylvestris chromosome 8, drMalSylv7.2, whole genome shotgun sequence genome encodes:
- the LOC126633484 gene encoding probable beta-1,3-galactosyltransferase 12, with amino-acid sequence MPLFFHRQSSLPTATATSPSYSSKLLKPLKPHPAPVPTRTPLPIIVFSLVSLFIGLAGTIFAVAAFRRPTPIPIFRCGKSDDTFRGFYSLSKSRQIGDKNGGLVDRPKLLGFVGIQTGFGSADRRAALRNTWFPSDPDGLLRLEQATGLAFRFVIGRSKDAKKMAELQKEIDKNRDFLVIDSNEEYLNLPWKTLAFFKAAFQLFEADYYVKANDDIYLRPDRLAMLLAKERTHPQTYIGCMKKGPVVTDPKMKWYEKSGHLIGNEYFQHAFGPIYVLSAEVVASLAVARNNSLRMFSNEDVTTGSWMLAMNVNHEDNRALCDPRCTLTSIAVWDTPKCSGLCNPVIRLRELHAMRMCSKSPTLPPDDR; translated from the exons ATGCCACTCTTTTTCCACCGCCAATCTTCTCTccccaccgccaccgccacctcGCCCTCCTACTCCTCCAAGCTCCTCAAGCCCCTAAAGCCCCATCCTGCCCCTGTCCCCACCCGCACTCCCCTGCCCATTATCGTCTTTTCACTCGTCTCCCTCTTCATCGGCCTCGCAGGAACCATCTTCGCCGTCGCCGCCTTCCGCCGCCCGACCCCCATTCCCATTTTCCGATGCGGAAAATCGGACGACACATTCCGGGGGTTCTACTCTCTGTCGAAGTCTCGGCAGATCGGTGATAAAAATGGTGGCTTGGTTGATCGGCCCAAGCTTCTTGGGTTCGTCGGAATTCAGACCGGGTTCGGCTCGGCCGATCGCCGTGCAGCGTTGCGGAACACTTGGTTTCCTTCCGACCCAGATGGCCTTTTGAG GTTGGAACAGGCCACTGGTTTAGCATTTAGGTTCGTTATCGGGCGATCGAAAGATGCAAAGAAGATGGCGGAGCTTCAGAAAGAGATCGATAAGAACAGAGACTTTTTGGTTAttgatagcaatgaagaatattTAAACCTTCCGTGGAAAAC GTTGGCATTTTTCAAAGCAGCATTTCAACTTTTCGAAGCAGATTACTATGTCAAAGCCAATGATGACATTTATTTGCGTCCAG ATCGACTAGCCATGCTTCTAGCCAAGGAACGAACACATCCACAAACCTACATTGGATGCATGAAGAAAGGACCAGTAGTCACTGACCCTAAAATGAAATG GTATGAGAAATCAGGACATCTAATTGGGAATGAATACTTTCAGCATGCTTTTGGTCCTATTTATGTTCTGTCTGCAGAGGTGGTAGCTTCATTAGCAGTCGCTAGAAATAACAG TTTGAGAATGTTTAGCAATGAGGACGTCACGACTGGATCATGGATGCTTGCTATGAATGTCAATCATGAGGATAATCGGGCATTATGTGACCCTCGTTGCACACTCACATCCATTGCAGTGTGGGACACCCCAAAATGTTCAG GTTTGTGCAACCCAGTCATTAGGCTGAGAGAGCTTCATGCGATGAGAATGTGCTCCAAAAGCCCGACGCTGCCTCCTGATGACAGATAA
- the LOC126632388 gene encoding zinc transporter 4, chloroplastic-like isoform X1 translates to MSFVEDLWPWLGPPGFLEKSRLFKESLLQSMANTSCGSAEIEACRNESSAFVLKLIAVASILLAGVVGVAIPLVGKNRSFLRTDGSLFVAAKAFAAGVILATGFVHMLPDGSAALNDPCLPEYPWTKFPFSGFFAMMASLATLLVDFVGTQYYERKQGKTRPAEDQVRVASDDPEIEAGTGPEHPARELNGKVFGEEEGGGMHIVGMHAHAAHHGHSHAHGQAGCDGHVTRESEPEHGHDSHGHGHGHSHGFGDDDEDGGVRHVVVSQILELGIVSHSVIIGLSLGVSQSPCTIRPLVAALSFHQFFEGFALGGCISQAQFKTLATTLMACFFAVTTPLGIGVGTAISSFYNPYSAGALVTEGILDSMSAGILVYMALVDLIAADFLSKRMSCNFRLQVVSYCCLFVGAGLMSLLAIWA, encoded by the exons ATGTCATTCGTTGAG GATCTTTGGCCCTGGCTCGGCCCTCCGGGTTTCCTAGAAAAATCTCGGCTTTTCAAAG AGTCCCTTTTGCAGTCCATGGCCAACACGAGCTGCGGGAGCGCGGAGATCGAGGCCTGCCGCAACGAGTCGTCGGCGTTCGTCCTCAAGCTAATCGCTGTCGCTTCGATTCTCCTGGCCGGAGTCGTCGGAGTCGCAATTCCCCTCGTCGGTAAGAACCGCAGCTTTCTCCGCACCGACGGTAGCCTCTTCGTTGCCGCCAAGGCCTTCGCCGCCGGGGTAATTCTTGCCACCGGGTTTGTCCACATGCTCCCGGACGGGTCGGCCGCCCTGAACGACCCGTGCCTGCCGGAATACCCCTGGACCAAGTTCCCCTTCTCGGGATTTTTCGCCATGATGGCCTCGCTTGCCACGTTGCTCGTCGACTTTGTTGGGACCCAGTATTACGAGAGGAAACAGGGGAAGACTCGCCCCGCCGAGGACCAGGTGCGGGTCGCGTCGGATGACCCGGAGATTGAGGCGGGTACGGGTCCCGAACATCCGGCGAGGGAGTTGAATGGGAAGGTGTTTGGGGAAGAGGAAGGCGGTGGGATGCACATTGTTGGGATGCATGCGCACGCGGCGCACCACGGACACAGCCACGCGCACGGCCAGGCCGGATGTGATGGGCACGTGACGAGGGAATCCGAACCGGAACACGGGCACGATTCGCACGGGCACGGGCATGGGCATTCTCACGGGTTCGGGGATGATGACGAGGACGGTGGTGTCCGCCACGTGGTCGTTTCTCAG ATTTTGGAACTTGGGATTGTATCACATTCAGTGATCATAGGCCTATCACTGGGAGTTTCACAGAGCCCATGCACCATAAGACCCTTGGTTGCAGCATTGTCATTCCATCAGTTCTTTGAAGGTTTTGCACTTGGAGGCTGCatatctcaagcccaattcaagaccCTAGCAACAACCCTAATGGCCTGTTTTTTTGCCGTCACAACCCCGCTTGGGATAGGCGTTGGGACCGCCATTTCTTCGTTCTACAACCCGTACAGTGCGGGAGCTTTGGTCACCGAGGGCATCTTGGATTCCATGTCGGCCGGAATTCTAGTGTACATGGCGTTGGTTGACCTAATTGCTGCTGATTTTTTGAGTAAGAGGATGAGCTGCAATTTCAGGCTTCAAGTTGTATCTTATTGCTGTCTCTTTGTTGGAGCTGGATTGATGTCATTACTTGCAATTTGGGCTTAA
- the LOC126632388 gene encoding zinc transporter 4, chloroplastic-like isoform X2 — MANTSCGSAEIEACRNESSAFVLKLIAVASILLAGVVGVAIPLVGKNRSFLRTDGSLFVAAKAFAAGVILATGFVHMLPDGSAALNDPCLPEYPWTKFPFSGFFAMMASLATLLVDFVGTQYYERKQGKTRPAEDQVRVASDDPEIEAGTGPEHPARELNGKVFGEEEGGGMHIVGMHAHAAHHGHSHAHGQAGCDGHVTRESEPEHGHDSHGHGHGHSHGFGDDDEDGGVRHVVVSQILELGIVSHSVIIGLSLGVSQSPCTIRPLVAALSFHQFFEGFALGGCISQAQFKTLATTLMACFFAVTTPLGIGVGTAISSFYNPYSAGALVTEGILDSMSAGILVYMALVDLIAADFLSKRMSCNFRLQVVSYCCLFVGAGLMSLLAIWA, encoded by the exons ATGGCCAACACGAGCTGCGGGAGCGCGGAGATCGAGGCCTGCCGCAACGAGTCGTCGGCGTTCGTCCTCAAGCTAATCGCTGTCGCTTCGATTCTCCTGGCCGGAGTCGTCGGAGTCGCAATTCCCCTCGTCGGTAAGAACCGCAGCTTTCTCCGCACCGACGGTAGCCTCTTCGTTGCCGCCAAGGCCTTCGCCGCCGGGGTAATTCTTGCCACCGGGTTTGTCCACATGCTCCCGGACGGGTCGGCCGCCCTGAACGACCCGTGCCTGCCGGAATACCCCTGGACCAAGTTCCCCTTCTCGGGATTTTTCGCCATGATGGCCTCGCTTGCCACGTTGCTCGTCGACTTTGTTGGGACCCAGTATTACGAGAGGAAACAGGGGAAGACTCGCCCCGCCGAGGACCAGGTGCGGGTCGCGTCGGATGACCCGGAGATTGAGGCGGGTACGGGTCCCGAACATCCGGCGAGGGAGTTGAATGGGAAGGTGTTTGGGGAAGAGGAAGGCGGTGGGATGCACATTGTTGGGATGCATGCGCACGCGGCGCACCACGGACACAGCCACGCGCACGGCCAGGCCGGATGTGATGGGCACGTGACGAGGGAATCCGAACCGGAACACGGGCACGATTCGCACGGGCACGGGCATGGGCATTCTCACGGGTTCGGGGATGATGACGAGGACGGTGGTGTCCGCCACGTGGTCGTTTCTCAG ATTTTGGAACTTGGGATTGTATCACATTCAGTGATCATAGGCCTATCACTGGGAGTTTCACAGAGCCCATGCACCATAAGACCCTTGGTTGCAGCATTGTCATTCCATCAGTTCTTTGAAGGTTTTGCACTTGGAGGCTGCatatctcaagcccaattcaagaccCTAGCAACAACCCTAATGGCCTGTTTTTTTGCCGTCACAACCCCGCTTGGGATAGGCGTTGGGACCGCCATTTCTTCGTTCTACAACCCGTACAGTGCGGGAGCTTTGGTCACCGAGGGCATCTTGGATTCCATGTCGGCCGGAATTCTAGTGTACATGGCGTTGGTTGACCTAATTGCTGCTGATTTTTTGAGTAAGAGGATGAGCTGCAATTTCAGGCTTCAAGTTGTATCTTATTGCTGTCTCTTTGTTGGAGCTGGATTGATGTCATTACTTGCAATTTGGGCTTAA
- the LOC126632607 gene encoding receptor-like protein 33 gives MKLLLISFMFLIGTVTPAESKCNEDDQSSLLRLKQSLNFSSDSTKLVTWNASIDCCSWVGVNCSANGYAVGLDLSGERILSEIDNSSSLFNLQHLQSLKFADNGYFHSQIPSSIGKLANLRYLNLSHNGFLGQIPIEISHLTRLIVLDLSETNLKLENPNLSMLIRNLTELEVLYLDSVNISRKRSDWCQVISSSLPKLRVLSLSYTELSGPIDDSLAKLSSLSVIRLDYNNIYSPVPSFFANFSNLISLSLSGCELYGTFPQEIFKISALQHIYLSYNPLLQGSLPEFPNTGSLQTLDLSSTNFSGSLPDSIGNLKMLSMIDLSTCNFYGSIPESMENLRHLYYLDMSDNKFSGSINSTHWENLVELMFVSLMYNQLDGGIPLSMFSLPLLQTLLLSNNKFSHQFHEFSNVSSSNQLSSLFLDFNNLEGPVPMFFFNLRGLQFLSLSSNNLAGSFPLSGLQKLRNLTFLDLSNTSLFIDHTGTNSSYSSLPQLGAVILSSTKLRTYPDFLRYLPNLHSLDLAENQIHGEIPNWIWGLKFLSSLNISCNSLASFGPVPNLTSALSVLDLHSNQLQGQIPVFSAPTMQFLDYSRNNLSSGIPTNIGEFLTTTKLFSLSRNNLHGIIPRSLCNLSTLEILDLSNNSLSGMIPECLTTMKTLAVLNLRRNNLTDNISYKFDEHCSLETLDLSGNQIKGRLPESLVSCTKLVVLNLGYNQIMDTFPCYLKSVSTLRVLVLRSNKFYGGIGCPSTNGTWPVLQIIDVAHNNFNGELPGGLLTTWKAMMDNQADANHLQYADTGFAVIYYQNSVTIVSKDLTMDLVKILTIFTAVDFSGNKFHGQIPEEIGELKSLYILNFSNNAFTGEIPSSLSNLGNLESLDLSVNNLSGQIPPEFSKLHFLAFMNLSTNHLVGKIPSSTQFSTFPKSSFEGNTDLWGPPLTTYDRPPMSLPPMSNGSDPNSGNEINWDTLSVEIGYFVGLGVVIGSLVFCEGWRNWYYEAVENMFFKMLPHLDKRNGNRIRGRRVYRNRSKGKTLE, from the coding sequence ATGAAACTTCTGCTCATTTCCTTTATGTTCTTGATCGGGACTGTTACTCCAGCCGAAAGCAAGTGCAACGAAGATGACCAGTCATCGTTGCTCCGCTTGAAGCAAAGCCTTAACTTCAGTTCTGATTCCACCAAGCTTGTTACTTGGAATGCAAGTATCGACTGTTGTTCTTGGGTTGGAGTCAATTGCAGTGCTAATGGCTATGCAGTTGGTCTGGACCTCAGCGGGGAACGGATCCTAAGTGAGATTGACAATTCCAGCAGTCTCTTCAATCTTCAACATCTTCAAAGCCTCAAATTTGCTGATAACGGTTATTTCcactctcaaattccatcttctatCGGAAAGCTTGCAAATTTAAGGTATCTGAATCTATCCCACAATGGTTTTTTGGGGCAAATCCCAATTGAGATTTCTCACTTGACAAGGTTGATTGTTCTTGATCTTTctgaaactaacttaaaactTGAGAACCCCAATTTAAGCATGCTGATTCGGAATCTCACCGAGCTTGAagtattatatcttgattcggTAAACATATCAAGAAAAAGGAGTGACTGGTGCCAAGTAATATCTTCTTCACTTCCAAAGCTGAGGGTGCTGAGCTTGTCCTACACTGAACTTTCGGGCCCTATTGATGACTCCCTTGCCAAGCTTTCATCTCTATCTGTGATTAGATTGGATTATAACAACATATATTCTCCGGTTCCATCATTCTTCGCCAATTTTTCAAACTTGATTTCCTTGAGTCTCAGTGGATGCGAGTTGTATGGAACATTTCCCCAAGAAATCTTCAAGATATCTGCACTACAGCATATTTACTTGTCCTACAATCCGCTGCTTCAAGGTTCCTTACCAGAATTTCCGAACACCGGATCTCTTCAAACTCTGGACTTGAGCTCCACAAATTTTTCGGGGTCATTGCCAGACTCTATTGGCAACCTCAAAATGTTGTCCATGATAGATCTCTCAACCTGCAATTTCTATGGATCAATCCCAGAGTCAATGGAAAATCTCAGACACTTGTATTATTTAGACATGTCAGACAACAAGTTCAGCGGTTCCATTAATTCCACTCATTGGGAAAACCTTGTCGAGTTGATGTTTGTCAGCTTGATGTACAACCAGCTTGATGGCGGAATTCCATTGTCTATGTTTTCTCTTCCACTGCTGCAAACATTGCTGCTTTCCAACAATAAGTTCTCGCACCAGTTCCATGAGTTCTCTAACGTCTCTTCTTCTAACCAATTAAGCTCCTTGTTTTTGGATTTCAACAATCTCGAAGGGCCAGTAccgatgtttttttttaatttgagagGTCTTCAGTTTCTTTCACTTTCTTCAAACAACTTGGCAGGCTCGTTTCCTCTAAGTGGTCTTCAGAAGCTGAGAAATCTGACTTTTCTTGATCTTTCAAACACCAGCTTGTTCATTGATCATACCGGTACCAATTCCTCGTATTCATCCTTGCCTCAATTAGGTGCAGTGATTTTAAGTTCTACCAAGTTGAGAACATATCCTGATTTCTTGAGATATCTACCCAATTTACACAGCTTGGATCTTGCAGAAAATCAAATTCATGGAGAGATACCAAACTGGATTTGGGGGCTCAAATTTCTTAGTTCTCTAAATATTTCATGCAACTCCTTGGCAAGTTTTGGTCCTGTACCCAATCTCACTTCTGCTCTAAGCGTGCTCGACCTTCACTCTAACCAGCTTCAAGGACAAATCCCAGTTTTCTCAGCACCTACAATGCAATTTTTGGATTACTCCAGAAATAATTTGAGCTCTGGAATACCGACTAACATTGGTGAGTTCTTGACGACCACCAAACTCTTCTCACTTTCACGCAATAACCTCCACGGCATCATTCCGAGATCGTTGTGCAATCTGTCAACTCTTGAGATTCTTGATCTGTCCAATAATTCACTCAGTGGTATGATTCCTGAGTGCTTGACTACAATGAAGACGCTTGCAGTGCTTAATTTACGGAGAAACAACCTTACGGACAACATTTCTTACAAATTTGATGAGCATTGCAGTTTAGAAACTCTAGACCTCAGTGGAAATCAAATCAAAGGCCGGCTTCCAGAATCTTTAGTCAGCTGCACAAAATTAGTGGTATTAAACCTTGGATACAATCAGATAATGGATACTTTTCCCTGCTATTTGAAGAGTGTTTCCACCTTGCGAGTCCTTGTTCTCCGATCCAATAAATTCTACGGAGGCATTGGATGTCCGAGTACCAATGGCACCTGGCCAGTGCTTCAAATCATAGATGTAGCTCACAATAATTTCAATGGCGAATTACCTGGTGGATTGTTGACAACATGGAAAGCTATGATGGATAACCAAGCTGATGCAAATCACCTTCAGTATGCGGACACAGGCTTTGCTGTTATTTACTATCAGAACTCAGTAACAATTGTGAGCAAAGATTTGACGATGGACCTGGTAAAGATTCTAACTATCTTCACCGCAGTTGACTTTTCTGGCAacaaattccatggacaaatACCTGAAGAAATTGGAGAACTCAAATCATTGTATATTCTCAACTTCTCCAACAATGCTTTCACAGGTGAAATCCCATCATCGTTGAGTAACTTGGGAAACCTCGAGTCTTTAGATCTCTCAGTGAACAACCTGAGTGGGCAGATTCCACCAGAATTTTCAAAACTCCATTTCCTTGCATTCATGAACCTCTCAACCAATCACTTGGTTGGCAAGATCCCAAGCAGCACTCAGTTTTCAACATTtccaaaatcttccttcgaaGGGAACACGGATTTATGGGGGCCTCCTTTGACAACATATGACAGACCACCGATGTCGTTGCCACCAATGTCAAATGGAAGCGATCCGAATTCTGGCAATGAGATTAATTGGGATACTCTAAGTGTTGAAATTGGATATTTTGTTGGCCTTGGAGTTGTCATCGGGTCACTCGTGTTTTGCGAGGGATGGAGGAACTGGTATTACGAGGCTGTGGAGAACATGTTCTTTAAGATGCTCCCTCATCTGGACAAAAGAAATGGTAATCGGATTCGCGGAAGACGTGTCTACAGAAATCGATCCAAGGGGAAGACATTGGAATGA